One window from the genome of Nocardioides panaciterrulae encodes:
- a CDS encoding helix-turn-helix transcriptional regulator gives MTSLPIERHLLRARDLADRAFADGVDVEAMAAAAGLSRAHFSRAFKRTFGQSPHVYLLTRRLERAASLLRHTDRSVAEVCMAVGLTSVGSFTTTFSRTYAMSPTAYRAAYPPATAYAVVPACVRRLYGRPGHVPVPPASDPARSEKTGPVSRA, from the coding sequence ATGACCAGCCTGCCGATCGAACGCCACCTGCTACGCGCCCGGGACCTCGCCGACCGTGCCTTCGCCGACGGCGTCGACGTCGAGGCGATGGCCGCCGCGGCCGGGCTCAGCCGCGCCCACTTCTCGCGGGCGTTCAAGCGGACCTTCGGCCAGTCGCCGCACGTCTACCTGCTCACCCGACGCCTGGAGCGCGCCGCGTCGCTGCTGCGGCACACCGACCGCTCGGTCGCCGAGGTGTGCATGGCCGTCGGGCTGACCAGTGTGGGCTCGTTCACCACCACCTTCTCGCGCACCTACGCGATGAGCCCGACGGCCTACCGCGCGGCGTACCCCCCGGCGACGGCGTACGCCGTGGTCCCCGCCTGCGTCCGGCGACTGTACGGGCGGCCCGGCCACGTGCCCGTGCCACCCGCTTCCGATCCAGCACGTTCGGAGAAGACCGGGCCCGTTTCACGCGCCTAG
- a CDS encoding sulfite exporter TauE/SafE family protein — MVDPSLPTMLLLGGAGLMAGFVDAVVGGGGLIQLPAILLGLPGASPVQVLGTNKLASICGTSVSSATYYRRVRPDPRTFGPLMLLAFAGSALGAVVAAHIPEAAFEPLVLVALVLVGGYVLFRPSLGGTTALRFSGHRHTMAAMLTGLGIGFYDGALGPGTGSFFVFTLVGLLGYSFLEASAKARLANWATNLAALCIFVPQGGVLWKVGLVMGACNLAGGYLGARTAVARGTRFVRIFFIAVVTAFIVRIGGGLAGVW; from the coding sequence GTGGTCGATCCCTCGCTTCCGACGATGTTGCTGCTGGGTGGGGCGGGGTTGATGGCCGGGTTCGTCGACGCGGTGGTGGGCGGCGGCGGCCTGATCCAGCTCCCGGCGATCCTGCTCGGGCTGCCGGGAGCGAGCCCCGTGCAGGTGCTCGGCACCAACAAGCTCGCCTCGATCTGCGGCACCAGCGTCAGCAGCGCGACCTACTACCGGCGCGTGCGGCCCGACCCGCGCACGTTCGGCCCGCTGATGCTGCTGGCGTTCGCCGGCTCGGCGCTCGGCGCGGTGGTCGCCGCCCACATCCCGGAAGCCGCCTTCGAGCCGCTCGTGCTGGTGGCCCTGGTCCTGGTCGGCGGCTACGTGCTGTTCCGGCCGAGCCTGGGCGGCACCACCGCGCTGCGCTTCTCCGGTCACCGGCACACGATGGCGGCGATGCTGACCGGCCTGGGCATCGGGTTCTACGACGGGGCGCTCGGCCCGGGCACCGGCAGCTTCTTCGTGTTCACGCTCGTCGGCCTGCTCGGCTACTCCTTCCTCGAGGCCTCGGCCAAGGCCCGCCTGGCCAACTGGGCCACGAACCTGGCCGCGCTGTGCATCTTCGTCCCGCAGGGCGGGGTGCTGTGGAAGGTCGGCCTGGTGATGGGGGCCTGCAACCTCGCCGGCGGCTACCTCGGTGCGCGTACGGCGGTCGCCCGCGGCACGCGCTTCGTGCGGATCTTCTTCATCGCGGTCGTCACCGCGTTCATCGTGCGCATCGGCGGGGGCCTCGCGGGGGTGTGGTGA
- a CDS encoding pyridoxamine 5'-phosphate oxidase, with protein sequence MSIPVDVADLARALSDFGAGYLLTVSDQARVKAVTVEPWVRDGALLVSGPGKGSCANIGSNPDVTVLFPPLVQHGFTLLVDGTAEVDGDDVRVVPSHAVLHRPAAHADGPPAPGGCGNDCHPVG encoded by the coding sequence ATGAGCATCCCCGTCGACGTGGCCGACCTGGCGAGGGCGCTGAGCGACTTCGGCGCCGGCTACCTGCTGACCGTCTCCGACCAGGCGCGGGTCAAGGCCGTGACCGTCGAGCCCTGGGTCCGCGACGGCGCCCTGCTGGTCTCCGGGCCGGGCAAGGGCTCGTGCGCGAACATCGGCTCGAACCCGGACGTCACCGTGCTGTTCCCGCCGCTGGTGCAGCACGGCTTCACGCTGCTCGTCGACGGCACCGCCGAGGTGGACGGCGACGACGTCCGCGTGGTGCCCTCGCACGCGGTCCTGCACCGGCCGGCCGCGCACGCCGACGGGCCGCCCGCGCCCGGCGGCTGCGGCAACGACTGCCACCCGGTCGGCTGA
- a CDS encoding ABC transporter substrate-binding protein gives MRIVSLLPSTTEILFAIGAGPDVIGVTFECDHPAEARTRRIVSTSAMPAGLTPAEIDAFVSGAMARGEDLYHLDAGALADLDADLVVTQDLCAVCAVDVSVVDDALAHLGCTAEVLTIDPHTMDEVFGSIEALGRATGHEAEATTLVGSLRGRLDVVRRRVAGRSRPRVMLLEWTDPPFAPGHWVPEMIEAAGGTPLLAEPGAKSQRVTWQAVHAARPEVVVVAPCGYDLAGATALADDLVASGVLPPGVPVHPVDANAAWARPGTRLVDGVEELAAILHPHR, from the coding sequence GTGCGGATCGTGTCCCTGCTGCCCTCGACCACCGAGATCCTGTTCGCGATCGGGGCCGGCCCGGACGTGATCGGCGTGACCTTCGAGTGCGACCACCCGGCCGAGGCGCGGACCCGGCGGATCGTGTCGACCTCGGCGATGCCGGCGGGGCTGACGCCGGCGGAGATCGACGCGTTCGTCAGCGGGGCGATGGCGCGGGGTGAGGACCTCTACCACCTCGACGCGGGCGCGCTGGCCGATCTGGACGCCGACCTCGTGGTGACCCAGGACCTGTGCGCGGTCTGCGCCGTCGACGTCTCGGTGGTCGACGACGCGCTGGCCCACCTGGGGTGCACCGCGGAGGTGCTCACGATCGACCCGCACACGATGGACGAGGTGTTCGGCTCGATCGAGGCGCTGGGCCGGGCCACCGGTCACGAGGCCGAGGCCACGACGCTGGTGGGGTCGCTGCGGGGCCGGCTGGACGTCGTACGGCGCCGCGTCGCCGGCCGGTCGCGGCCCCGGGTGATGCTGCTGGAGTGGACCGACCCGCCGTTCGCGCCGGGCCACTGGGTGCCGGAGATGATCGAGGCGGCCGGCGGCACGCCGCTGCTGGCCGAGCCGGGCGCGAAGTCGCAGCGGGTGACCTGGCAGGCGGTGCACGCGGCCCGCCCCGAGGTTGTCGTGGTCGCGCCCTGCGGCTATGACCTCGCCGGCGCGACCGCGCTCGCCGACGACCTCGTCGCCTCGGGCGTCCTGCCCCCGGGCGTACCGGTGCACCCGGTCGACGCCAACGCCGCCTGGGCCCGCCCCGGCA
- a CDS encoding VOC family protein, giving the protein MIKLDAVQMWVHDQDEALDFYTRKLGMELRQDVTLPEMGDFRWLTVGTPDQEVEVVLMSVPGPPMTDEATGQEIRSLVAKGFAGTLFLGTDDCQRSYDELTARGVVFTQPPEVRPYGIDAGFRDPSGNSVRLTQTTGVAVP; this is encoded by the coding sequence ATGATCAAGCTCGACGCCGTCCAGATGTGGGTCCACGACCAGGACGAGGCCCTCGACTTCTACACCCGCAAGCTCGGCATGGAGCTGCGCCAGGACGTCACCCTGCCGGAGATGGGCGACTTCCGCTGGCTGACCGTCGGCACGCCCGACCAGGAGGTGGAGGTCGTGCTCATGTCGGTGCCCGGCCCACCCATGACCGACGAGGCGACCGGCCAGGAGATCCGGAGCCTGGTCGCCAAGGGGTTCGCCGGCACGCTGTTCCTCGGCACCGACGACTGTCAGCGCAGCTACGACGAGCTGACCGCCCGGGGCGTGGTCTTCACCCAGCCGCCGGAGGTGCGGCCCTACGGCATCGACGCGGGCTTCCGCGACCCCTCGGGCAACTCCGTGCGGCTCACCCAGACCACCGGCGTGGCGGTGCCCTGA
- a CDS encoding VOC family protein: MTTACDASTPVGPFWITAFLDLAPEEHGRAVAFWQGVTGYDRSPARGERGEFVTLLPGDGDDYLRVQRLGGGASRIHLDLHVVDLDRAVRRAGSLGARVVGRPPQGYLVLESPGGFVFCLVRGPASQRPRPVRWPGGHHSAVDQVCLDVPASPYAGECRFWSELTGWALTGRDGHDEFARLGRDDRLPIRFLLRRLEEPTGPVRAHLGLATTDRAAETARHEELGATVLDPDPRGWTVLHPPAGPAYCLAERTP, translated from the coding sequence GTGACCACTGCCTGTGACGCGTCCACGCCGGTCGGGCCCTTCTGGATCACCGCGTTCCTGGACCTCGCGCCCGAGGAGCACGGGCGGGCGGTGGCGTTCTGGCAGGGCGTGACCGGCTACGACCGGTCGCCGGCGCGCGGCGAGCGCGGTGAGTTCGTCACGCTGCTGCCGGGGGACGGCGACGACTACCTGCGCGTCCAGCGGCTGGGCGGCGGAGCGTCCCGGATCCACCTCGACCTGCACGTCGTCGACCTCGACCGAGCCGTCCGCCGTGCCGGGTCCCTCGGCGCCCGGGTGGTGGGCCGCCCGCCGCAGGGCTACCTCGTCCTGGAGTCCCCAGGCGGGTTCGTCTTCTGCCTGGTCCGGGGACCTGCCTCTCAGCGGCCGCGCCCGGTCCGCTGGCCGGGTGGGCACCACTCGGCGGTCGACCAGGTCTGTCTCGACGTCCCCGCGTCGCCGTACGCCGGGGAGTGCCGCTTCTGGAGCGAGCTGACCGGCTGGGCGCTGACCGGGCGGGACGGGCACGACGAGTTCGCGCGGCTCGGGCGCGACGACCGGCTGCCGATCCGGTTCCTCCTGCGGCGGCTGGAGGAGCCGACCGGCCCGGTGCGGGCGCATCTCGGCCTCGCCACCACCGACCGGGCCGCCGAGACGGCACGCCACGAGGAGCTCGGCGCCACTGTGCTCGACCCGGACCCGCGTGGCTGGACGGTGCTGCATCCACCAGCCGGCCCGGCGTACTGCCTCGCCGAACGCACGCCCTGA
- a CDS encoding YigZ family protein, with protein sequence MTDSYLTLARDGEAEIEVKRSRFLCTLVRVEDEESARAVVDRLRRTHWDARHHCSAFVLGPDGAVERSSDDGEPAGTAGAPMLEVLRGRGVSDAVAVVTRWFGGTLLGAGGLVRAYGDAVRAGLDATGTLRRDLLRELELEVGHADAGRVESDLRARGIAVLDTTYAATVVLRLGVPVAEVERLHALVAELTGGTATAVEAGARWVDRG encoded by the coding sequence GTGACCGACTCCTACCTCACCCTCGCGCGGGACGGCGAGGCCGAGATCGAGGTCAAGCGGTCCCGGTTCCTCTGCACCCTGGTCCGGGTCGAGGACGAGGAGTCCGCGCGGGCCGTGGTGGACCGGCTGCGCCGCACCCACTGGGACGCGCGGCACCACTGCTCGGCGTTCGTGCTCGGCCCGGACGGCGCGGTGGAGCGGTCCAGCGACGACGGCGAGCCGGCCGGCACCGCGGGCGCGCCGATGCTGGAGGTGCTGCGCGGACGCGGGGTCAGCGACGCGGTCGCGGTGGTCACCCGCTGGTTCGGCGGCACGCTGCTCGGCGCCGGCGGGCTGGTGCGGGCGTACGGCGACGCCGTACGCGCCGGTCTCGACGCCACCGGCACGCTGCGCCGCGACCTGCTCCGCGAGCTCGAGCTCGAGGTCGGCCACGCCGACGCCGGCCGGGTCGAGAGCGACCTGCGGGCCCGGGGGATCGCGGTCCTCGACACGACGTACGCCGCGACCGTGGTGCTTCGCCTCGGGGTGCCGGTGGCCGAGGTCGAGCGGCTGCACGCGCTGGTGGCGGAGCTGACCGGTGGGACCGCCACCGCGGTCGAGGCCGGCGCGCGGTGGGTCGACCGGGGCTGA